A window from Cygnus olor isolate bCygOlo1 chromosome 13, bCygOlo1.pri.v2, whole genome shotgun sequence encodes these proteins:
- the PASD1 gene encoding circadian clock protein PASD1 isoform X1: protein MDEDEKDRAKRASRNKSEKKRRDQFNVLIKELCTMLQGHGHPLKMDKSTILQRTIDFLQKQKEITAQTEACEIRQDWKPSFLSNEEFTQLMLEALDGFLIALTTDGIIIYVSDSVSSLLGHLPSDLVDQNILNFLPEREQSEVYKLLSPHVLMTDPVAADFLNVEKQIEFCCHLARGSLDPNEPLTYEYVKFVVDFKYVTHVPTPSCNGFESAIARAFRSATEEQICLVATVRLVTPQFLKELCNVEEPCEEFTSRHSLEWKFLFLDHRAPPIIGYLPFEVLGTSGYDYYHADDLELLARCHEHLMQFGKGKSCYYRFLTKGQQWIWLQTHYYITYHQWNSKPEFIVCTHLVVSYAEVRAERRRDLGLEESSIELASSSIKSHGSYLDVGQCGSSQEASREGVSLSSHSSRRSSHTALSDSASTSSMRQTDTSTPTRPAVPEKAALRLALAGGAQALATPPAPGEHLPQHPVAQPAVPSQHAVMPVYHFPAQLGMMHQLKEQLEERTRILQADIKTQQEELHVIKEQLQLVQDSNLQILMQQPIPLVFNNVQHQSPRRPPPPPGTPRQASAKKSPQPGPMGTKHYGGPHEPSQRQFLREPCGTSSQVPQQQQHLMRGNQAQQTCLPGQTSISMPLYNNPVVFSQAHPITVAAQMPTDMSERQPQSDYSQDRSLRMLLDQSIQAMMPAANGSAQAALSGTSRQQGKFVAEQQTLPPPMQMQPITCSTVRPPAPSPIFSPSVVIPHASFTSHQTSAPVHLHQWSQQQVQQHRLYLQMQGPEAVPGGPSPRVFQPAHVPQQNPLSYFLHPQPQSRHAQGQACNLQDLPEMQLP from the exons ATGGATGAAGATGAGAAGGACAGGGCAAAGAG GGCATCACGcaacaaatctgaaaagaagaggagagacCAGTTCAATGTCCTCATTAAAGAGCTTTGCACAATGCTGCAGGGCCACGGCCACCCTCTCAAGATGGACAAGTCCACCATACTGCAGAGGACCATCGACttcttacagaaacagaaag aaatcacagcacagacagaagCCTGTGAGATTAGACAAGACTGGAAGCCTTCATTTCTTAGCAACGAGGAGTTCACCCAGTTGATGTTAGAG GCATTAGATGGTTTTCTCATCGCTCTTACCACTGATGggattattatttatgtatCCGACAGTGTCTCCTCTCTGCTCGGACACTTACCG TCAGATTTGGTGGaccaaaatatattaaactttCTGCCTGAGCGGGAACAGAGCGAGGTATACAAGCTCCTTTCTCCACACGTGCTCATGACAGATCCTGTTGCAGCTGATTTTCTCAACG tggaaaaGCAAATAGAGTTTTGCTGCCATTTAGCAAGAGGCAGCTTAGATCCAAATGAACCCCTGACGTATGAATATGTGAAATTTGTAGtggattttaaatatgttaCTCATG TGCCTACACCCTCCTGTAATGGCTTTGAGTCAGCTATTGCACGAGCTTTCAGGTCAGCCACAGAGGAGCAGATATGCCTCGTAGCGACTGTTCGTCTCGTCACACCGCAGTTCTTAAAG GAGCTTTGCAATGTTGAAGAGCCATGTGAAGAATTTACATCAAGGCATAGTTTGGAATGGAAGTTTTTATTCTTGGACCACAG GGCTCCACCCATCATAGGATACTTACCCTTTGAGGTTCTGGGAACGTCAGGGTACGACTACTACCACGCAGATGACCTGGAGCTTCTCGCTAGGTGCCATGAACACT TGATGCAGTTTGGAAAAGGCAAGTCGTGTTACTACAGGTTCCTGACCAAAGGCCAGCAGTGGATCTGGCTGCAGACACACTACTACATCACCTACCACCAGTGGAATTCCAAGCCCGAGTTCATCGTTTGCACTCACCTGGTAGTTAG TTATGCAGAGGTTCGAGCTGAAAGGAGGCGAGATCTTGGCCTTGAAGAGTCATCAATTGAACTGGCATCCTCTTCTATAAAG agccacGGCAGCTACCTGGATGTGGGGCAGTgcggcagcagccaggaggccAGCCGGGAAGGAGTGTCGCTGTCGTCCCACAGCTCCCGCCGCTCCTCGCACACTGCGCTCTCTGACTCTGCCT CCACCTCGTCCATGCGGCAGACCGACACCAGCACTCCCACCCGCCCGGCAGTGCCGGAGAAGGCAGCCCTGCGGCTGGCGTTGGCTGGAGGCGCCCAG GCCCTAGCAACTCCTCCAGCCCCTGGCGAACACCTCCCTCAGCATCCCGTGGCTCAGCCAGCAGTCCCCTCTCAGCACGCCGTGATG CCAGTGTACCACTTCCCGGCCCAGCTGGGGATGATGCACCAGCTGaaagagcagctggaggagaggacTCGCATACTGCAAGCAGACATCAAGACACAGCAAGAGGAGCTCCATGTCATcaaggagcagctccagctggtgCAGGACTCCAACCTGCAG ATTCTGATGCAGCAACCGATTCCCTTGGTCTTCAACAACGTGCAGCACCAGAGCCCCAGGAGACCCCCACCGCCGCCAGGGACGCCCCGGCAGGCCAGCGCCAAGAAGTCCCCCCAGCCAGGCCCGATGGGGACCAAGCACTACGGGGGCCCCCACGAGCCCTCACAGCGCCAGTTCCTCAGGGAGCCCTGTGGCACGTCCTCCCAG gtaccacagcagcagcagcacctcatGAGAGGAAACCAAGCCCAACAAACGTGTCTGCCAGGGCAGACGAGCATTTCAATGCCCCTCTACAACAACCCCGTGGTGTTTTCGCAAGCACATCCCATTACAGTGGCTGCCCAGATGCCGACCGACATGAGCGAAAGGCAGCCGCAGTCCGACTACAGCCAGGACAGGAGCCTCAG AATGCTGCTGGACCAGTCCATCCAAGCCATGATGCCCGCCGCCAATGGCAGTGCTCAGGCCGCGCTGAGCGgcaccagcaggcagcagggaaa ATTCGTGGCGGAGCAGCAGACCTTGCCTCCCCCCATGCAGATGCAGCCCATCACCTGCAGCACGGTCCGGCCGCCCGCCCCCTCGCCCATCTTCTCCCCATCTGTGGTGATCCCCCACGCCAGCttcacctcccaccagaccagcgCCCCGGTTCACCTCCACCAGTGGTCACAGCAGCAGGTGCAGCAGCACCGCCTCTACCTTCAG ATGCAAGGTCCTGAGGCGGTGCCGGGGGGCCCGAGCCCGCGTGTTTTCCAGCCAGCCCATGTCCCGCAGCAGAACCCCCTGAGCTACTTCCTGCACCCGCAGCCGCAGAGCCGCCACGCACAGGGCCAGGCCTGCAACCTGCAGGACCTGCCCGAAATGCAGCTGCCCTGA
- the PASD1 gene encoding circadian clock protein PASD1 isoform X2: MDEDEKDRAKRASRNKSEKKRRDQFNVLIKELCTMLQGHGHPLKMDKSTILQRTIDFLQKQKEITAQTEACEIRQDWKPSFLSNEEFTQLMLEALDGFLIALTTDGIIIYVSDSVSSLLGHLPSDLVDQNILNFLPEREQSEVYKLLSPHVLMTDPVAADFLNVEKQIEFCCHLARGSLDPNEPLTYEYVKFVVDFKYVTHVPTPSCNGFESAIARAFRSATEEQICLVATVRLVTPQFLKELCNVEEPCEEFTSRHSLEWKFLFLDHRAPPIIGYLPFEVLGTSGYDYYHADDLELLARCHEHLMQFGKGKSCYYRFLTKGQQWIWLQTHYYITYHQWNSKPEFIVCTHLVVSYAEVRAERRRDLGLEESSIELASSSIKSHGSYLDVGQCGSSQEASREGVSLSSHSSRRSSHTALSDSASTSSMRQTDTSTPTRPAVPEKAALRLALAGGAQALATPPAPGEHLPQHPVAQPAVPSQHAVMPVYHFPAQLGMMHQLKEQLEERTRILQADIKTQQEELHVIKEQLQLVQDSNLQILMQQPIPLVFNNVQHQSPRRPPPPPGTPRQASAKKSPQPGPMGTKHYGGPHEPSQRQFLREPCGTSSQVPQQQQHLMRGNQAQQTCLPGQTSISMPLYNNPVVFSQAHPITVAAQMPTDMSERQPQSDYSQDRSLRFVAEQQTLPPPMQMQPITCSTVRPPAPSPIFSPSVVIPHASFTSHQTSAPVHLHQWSQQQVQQHRLYLQMQGPEAVPGGPSPRVFQPAHVPQQNPLSYFLHPQPQSRHAQGQACNLQDLPEMQLP, translated from the exons ATGGATGAAGATGAGAAGGACAGGGCAAAGAG GGCATCACGcaacaaatctgaaaagaagaggagagacCAGTTCAATGTCCTCATTAAAGAGCTTTGCACAATGCTGCAGGGCCACGGCCACCCTCTCAAGATGGACAAGTCCACCATACTGCAGAGGACCATCGACttcttacagaaacagaaag aaatcacagcacagacagaagCCTGTGAGATTAGACAAGACTGGAAGCCTTCATTTCTTAGCAACGAGGAGTTCACCCAGTTGATGTTAGAG GCATTAGATGGTTTTCTCATCGCTCTTACCACTGATGggattattatttatgtatCCGACAGTGTCTCCTCTCTGCTCGGACACTTACCG TCAGATTTGGTGGaccaaaatatattaaactttCTGCCTGAGCGGGAACAGAGCGAGGTATACAAGCTCCTTTCTCCACACGTGCTCATGACAGATCCTGTTGCAGCTGATTTTCTCAACG tggaaaaGCAAATAGAGTTTTGCTGCCATTTAGCAAGAGGCAGCTTAGATCCAAATGAACCCCTGACGTATGAATATGTGAAATTTGTAGtggattttaaatatgttaCTCATG TGCCTACACCCTCCTGTAATGGCTTTGAGTCAGCTATTGCACGAGCTTTCAGGTCAGCCACAGAGGAGCAGATATGCCTCGTAGCGACTGTTCGTCTCGTCACACCGCAGTTCTTAAAG GAGCTTTGCAATGTTGAAGAGCCATGTGAAGAATTTACATCAAGGCATAGTTTGGAATGGAAGTTTTTATTCTTGGACCACAG GGCTCCACCCATCATAGGATACTTACCCTTTGAGGTTCTGGGAACGTCAGGGTACGACTACTACCACGCAGATGACCTGGAGCTTCTCGCTAGGTGCCATGAACACT TGATGCAGTTTGGAAAAGGCAAGTCGTGTTACTACAGGTTCCTGACCAAAGGCCAGCAGTGGATCTGGCTGCAGACACACTACTACATCACCTACCACCAGTGGAATTCCAAGCCCGAGTTCATCGTTTGCACTCACCTGGTAGTTAG TTATGCAGAGGTTCGAGCTGAAAGGAGGCGAGATCTTGGCCTTGAAGAGTCATCAATTGAACTGGCATCCTCTTCTATAAAG agccacGGCAGCTACCTGGATGTGGGGCAGTgcggcagcagccaggaggccAGCCGGGAAGGAGTGTCGCTGTCGTCCCACAGCTCCCGCCGCTCCTCGCACACTGCGCTCTCTGACTCTGCCT CCACCTCGTCCATGCGGCAGACCGACACCAGCACTCCCACCCGCCCGGCAGTGCCGGAGAAGGCAGCCCTGCGGCTGGCGTTGGCTGGAGGCGCCCAG GCCCTAGCAACTCCTCCAGCCCCTGGCGAACACCTCCCTCAGCATCCCGTGGCTCAGCCAGCAGTCCCCTCTCAGCACGCCGTGATG CCAGTGTACCACTTCCCGGCCCAGCTGGGGATGATGCACCAGCTGaaagagcagctggaggagaggacTCGCATACTGCAAGCAGACATCAAGACACAGCAAGAGGAGCTCCATGTCATcaaggagcagctccagctggtgCAGGACTCCAACCTGCAG ATTCTGATGCAGCAACCGATTCCCTTGGTCTTCAACAACGTGCAGCACCAGAGCCCCAGGAGACCCCCACCGCCGCCAGGGACGCCCCGGCAGGCCAGCGCCAAGAAGTCCCCCCAGCCAGGCCCGATGGGGACCAAGCACTACGGGGGCCCCCACGAGCCCTCACAGCGCCAGTTCCTCAGGGAGCCCTGTGGCACGTCCTCCCAG gtaccacagcagcagcagcacctcatGAGAGGAAACCAAGCCCAACAAACGTGTCTGCCAGGGCAGACGAGCATTTCAATGCCCCTCTACAACAACCCCGTGGTGTTTTCGCAAGCACATCCCATTACAGTGGCTGCCCAGATGCCGACCGACATGAGCGAAAGGCAGCCGCAGTCCGACTACAGCCAGGACAGGAGCCTCAG ATTCGTGGCGGAGCAGCAGACCTTGCCTCCCCCCATGCAGATGCAGCCCATCACCTGCAGCACGGTCCGGCCGCCCGCCCCCTCGCCCATCTTCTCCCCATCTGTGGTGATCCCCCACGCCAGCttcacctcccaccagaccagcgCCCCGGTTCACCTCCACCAGTGGTCACAGCAGCAGGTGCAGCAGCACCGCCTCTACCTTCAG ATGCAAGGTCCTGAGGCGGTGCCGGGGGGCCCGAGCCCGCGTGTTTTCCAGCCAGCCCATGTCCCGCAGCAGAACCCCCTGAGCTACTTCCTGCACCCGCAGCCGCAGAGCCGCCACGCACAGGGCCAGGCCTGCAACCTGCAGGACCTGCCCGAAATGCAGCTGCCCTGA
- the PASD1 gene encoding circadian clock protein PASD1 isoform X4 yields MDEDEKDRAKRASRNKSEKKRRDQFNVLIKELCTMLQGHGHPLKMDKSTILQRTIDFLQKQKEITAQTEACEIRQDWKPSFLSNEEFTQLMLEALDGFLIALTTDGIIIYVSDSVSSLLGHLPSDLVDQNILNFLPEREQSEVYKLLSPHVLMTDPVAADFLNVEKQIEFCCHLARGSLDPNEPLTYEYVKFVVDFKYVTHVPTPSCNGFESAIARAFRSATEEQICLVATVRLVTPQFLKELCNVEEPCEEFTSRHSLEWKFLFLDHRAPPIIGYLPFEVLGTSGYDYYHADDLELLARCHEHLMQFGKGKSCYYRFLTKGQQWIWLQTHYYITYHQWNSKPEFIVCTHLVVSYAEVRAERRRDLGLEESSIELASSSIKSHGSYLDVGQCGSSQEASREGVSLSSHSSRRSSHTALSDSASTSSMRQTDTSTPTRPAVPEKAALRLALAGGAQALATPPAPGEHLPQHPVAQPAVPSQHAVMVPQQQQHLMRGNQAQQTCLPGQTSISMPLYNNPVVFSQAHPITVAAQMPTDMSERQPQSDYSQDRSLRMLLDQSIQAMMPAANGSAQAALSGTSRQQGKFVAEQQTLPPPMQMQPITCSTVRPPAPSPIFSPSVVIPHASFTSHQTSAPVHLHQWSQQQVQQHRLYLQMQGPEAVPGGPSPRVFQPAHVPQQNPLSYFLHPQPQSRHAQGQACNLQDLPEMQLP; encoded by the exons ATGGATGAAGATGAGAAGGACAGGGCAAAGAG GGCATCACGcaacaaatctgaaaagaagaggagagacCAGTTCAATGTCCTCATTAAAGAGCTTTGCACAATGCTGCAGGGCCACGGCCACCCTCTCAAGATGGACAAGTCCACCATACTGCAGAGGACCATCGACttcttacagaaacagaaag aaatcacagcacagacagaagCCTGTGAGATTAGACAAGACTGGAAGCCTTCATTTCTTAGCAACGAGGAGTTCACCCAGTTGATGTTAGAG GCATTAGATGGTTTTCTCATCGCTCTTACCACTGATGggattattatttatgtatCCGACAGTGTCTCCTCTCTGCTCGGACACTTACCG TCAGATTTGGTGGaccaaaatatattaaactttCTGCCTGAGCGGGAACAGAGCGAGGTATACAAGCTCCTTTCTCCACACGTGCTCATGACAGATCCTGTTGCAGCTGATTTTCTCAACG tggaaaaGCAAATAGAGTTTTGCTGCCATTTAGCAAGAGGCAGCTTAGATCCAAATGAACCCCTGACGTATGAATATGTGAAATTTGTAGtggattttaaatatgttaCTCATG TGCCTACACCCTCCTGTAATGGCTTTGAGTCAGCTATTGCACGAGCTTTCAGGTCAGCCACAGAGGAGCAGATATGCCTCGTAGCGACTGTTCGTCTCGTCACACCGCAGTTCTTAAAG GAGCTTTGCAATGTTGAAGAGCCATGTGAAGAATTTACATCAAGGCATAGTTTGGAATGGAAGTTTTTATTCTTGGACCACAG GGCTCCACCCATCATAGGATACTTACCCTTTGAGGTTCTGGGAACGTCAGGGTACGACTACTACCACGCAGATGACCTGGAGCTTCTCGCTAGGTGCCATGAACACT TGATGCAGTTTGGAAAAGGCAAGTCGTGTTACTACAGGTTCCTGACCAAAGGCCAGCAGTGGATCTGGCTGCAGACACACTACTACATCACCTACCACCAGTGGAATTCCAAGCCCGAGTTCATCGTTTGCACTCACCTGGTAGTTAG TTATGCAGAGGTTCGAGCTGAAAGGAGGCGAGATCTTGGCCTTGAAGAGTCATCAATTGAACTGGCATCCTCTTCTATAAAG agccacGGCAGCTACCTGGATGTGGGGCAGTgcggcagcagccaggaggccAGCCGGGAAGGAGTGTCGCTGTCGTCCCACAGCTCCCGCCGCTCCTCGCACACTGCGCTCTCTGACTCTGCCT CCACCTCGTCCATGCGGCAGACCGACACCAGCACTCCCACCCGCCCGGCAGTGCCGGAGAAGGCAGCCCTGCGGCTGGCGTTGGCTGGAGGCGCCCAG GCCCTAGCAACTCCTCCAGCCCCTGGCGAACACCTCCCTCAGCATCCCGTGGCTCAGCCAGCAGTCCCCTCTCAGCACGCCGTGATG gtaccacagcagcagcagcacctcatGAGAGGAAACCAAGCCCAACAAACGTGTCTGCCAGGGCAGACGAGCATTTCAATGCCCCTCTACAACAACCCCGTGGTGTTTTCGCAAGCACATCCCATTACAGTGGCTGCCCAGATGCCGACCGACATGAGCGAAAGGCAGCCGCAGTCCGACTACAGCCAGGACAGGAGCCTCAG AATGCTGCTGGACCAGTCCATCCAAGCCATGATGCCCGCCGCCAATGGCAGTGCTCAGGCCGCGCTGAGCGgcaccagcaggcagcagggaaa ATTCGTGGCGGAGCAGCAGACCTTGCCTCCCCCCATGCAGATGCAGCCCATCACCTGCAGCACGGTCCGGCCGCCCGCCCCCTCGCCCATCTTCTCCCCATCTGTGGTGATCCCCCACGCCAGCttcacctcccaccagaccagcgCCCCGGTTCACCTCCACCAGTGGTCACAGCAGCAGGTGCAGCAGCACCGCCTCTACCTTCAG ATGCAAGGTCCTGAGGCGGTGCCGGGGGGCCCGAGCCCGCGTGTTTTCCAGCCAGCCCATGTCCCGCAGCAGAACCCCCTGAGCTACTTCCTGCACCCGCAGCCGCAGAGCCGCCACGCACAGGGCCAGGCCTGCAACCTGCAGGACCTGCCCGAAATGCAGCTGCCCTGA
- the PASD1 gene encoding circadian clock protein PASD1 isoform X3, with translation MDEDEKDRAKRASRNKSEKKRRDQFNVLIKELCTMLQGHGHPLKMDKSTILQRTIDFLQKQKEITAQTEACEIRQDWKPSFLSNEEFTQLMLEALDGFLIALTTDGIIIYVSDSVSSLLGHLPSDLVDQNILNFLPEREQSEVYKLLSPHVLMTDPVAADFLNVEKQIEFCCHLARGSLDPNEPLTYEYVKFVVDFKYVTHVPTPSCNGFESAIARAFRSATEEQICLVATVRLVTPQFLKELCNVEEPCEEFTSRHSLEWKFLFLDHRAPPIIGYLPFEVLGTSGYDYYHADDLELLARCHEHLMQFGKGKSCYYRFLTKGQQWIWLQTHYYITYHQWNSKPEFIVCTHLVVSYAEVRAERRRDLGLEESSIELASSSIKSHGSYLDVGQCGSSQEASREGVSLSSHSSRRSSHTALSDSASTSSMRQTDTSTPTRPAVPEKAALRLALAGGAQALATPPAPGEHLPQHPVAQPAVPSQHAVMPVYHFPAQLGMMHQLKEQLEERTRILQADIKTQQEELHVIKEQLQLVQDSNLQVPQQQQHLMRGNQAQQTCLPGQTSISMPLYNNPVVFSQAHPITVAAQMPTDMSERQPQSDYSQDRSLRMLLDQSIQAMMPAANGSAQAALSGTSRQQGKFVAEQQTLPPPMQMQPITCSTVRPPAPSPIFSPSVVIPHASFTSHQTSAPVHLHQWSQQQVQQHRLYLQMQGPEAVPGGPSPRVFQPAHVPQQNPLSYFLHPQPQSRHAQGQACNLQDLPEMQLP, from the exons ATGGATGAAGATGAGAAGGACAGGGCAAAGAG GGCATCACGcaacaaatctgaaaagaagaggagagacCAGTTCAATGTCCTCATTAAAGAGCTTTGCACAATGCTGCAGGGCCACGGCCACCCTCTCAAGATGGACAAGTCCACCATACTGCAGAGGACCATCGACttcttacagaaacagaaag aaatcacagcacagacagaagCCTGTGAGATTAGACAAGACTGGAAGCCTTCATTTCTTAGCAACGAGGAGTTCACCCAGTTGATGTTAGAG GCATTAGATGGTTTTCTCATCGCTCTTACCACTGATGggattattatttatgtatCCGACAGTGTCTCCTCTCTGCTCGGACACTTACCG TCAGATTTGGTGGaccaaaatatattaaactttCTGCCTGAGCGGGAACAGAGCGAGGTATACAAGCTCCTTTCTCCACACGTGCTCATGACAGATCCTGTTGCAGCTGATTTTCTCAACG tggaaaaGCAAATAGAGTTTTGCTGCCATTTAGCAAGAGGCAGCTTAGATCCAAATGAACCCCTGACGTATGAATATGTGAAATTTGTAGtggattttaaatatgttaCTCATG TGCCTACACCCTCCTGTAATGGCTTTGAGTCAGCTATTGCACGAGCTTTCAGGTCAGCCACAGAGGAGCAGATATGCCTCGTAGCGACTGTTCGTCTCGTCACACCGCAGTTCTTAAAG GAGCTTTGCAATGTTGAAGAGCCATGTGAAGAATTTACATCAAGGCATAGTTTGGAATGGAAGTTTTTATTCTTGGACCACAG GGCTCCACCCATCATAGGATACTTACCCTTTGAGGTTCTGGGAACGTCAGGGTACGACTACTACCACGCAGATGACCTGGAGCTTCTCGCTAGGTGCCATGAACACT TGATGCAGTTTGGAAAAGGCAAGTCGTGTTACTACAGGTTCCTGACCAAAGGCCAGCAGTGGATCTGGCTGCAGACACACTACTACATCACCTACCACCAGTGGAATTCCAAGCCCGAGTTCATCGTTTGCACTCACCTGGTAGTTAG TTATGCAGAGGTTCGAGCTGAAAGGAGGCGAGATCTTGGCCTTGAAGAGTCATCAATTGAACTGGCATCCTCTTCTATAAAG agccacGGCAGCTACCTGGATGTGGGGCAGTgcggcagcagccaggaggccAGCCGGGAAGGAGTGTCGCTGTCGTCCCACAGCTCCCGCCGCTCCTCGCACACTGCGCTCTCTGACTCTGCCT CCACCTCGTCCATGCGGCAGACCGACACCAGCACTCCCACCCGCCCGGCAGTGCCGGAGAAGGCAGCCCTGCGGCTGGCGTTGGCTGGAGGCGCCCAG GCCCTAGCAACTCCTCCAGCCCCTGGCGAACACCTCCCTCAGCATCCCGTGGCTCAGCCAGCAGTCCCCTCTCAGCACGCCGTGATG CCAGTGTACCACTTCCCGGCCCAGCTGGGGATGATGCACCAGCTGaaagagcagctggaggagaggacTCGCATACTGCAAGCAGACATCAAGACACAGCAAGAGGAGCTCCATGTCATcaaggagcagctccagctggtgCAGGACTCCAACCTGCAG gtaccacagcagcagcagcacctcatGAGAGGAAACCAAGCCCAACAAACGTGTCTGCCAGGGCAGACGAGCATTTCAATGCCCCTCTACAACAACCCCGTGGTGTTTTCGCAAGCACATCCCATTACAGTGGCTGCCCAGATGCCGACCGACATGAGCGAAAGGCAGCCGCAGTCCGACTACAGCCAGGACAGGAGCCTCAG AATGCTGCTGGACCAGTCCATCCAAGCCATGATGCCCGCCGCCAATGGCAGTGCTCAGGCCGCGCTGAGCGgcaccagcaggcagcagggaaa ATTCGTGGCGGAGCAGCAGACCTTGCCTCCCCCCATGCAGATGCAGCCCATCACCTGCAGCACGGTCCGGCCGCCCGCCCCCTCGCCCATCTTCTCCCCATCTGTGGTGATCCCCCACGCCAGCttcacctcccaccagaccagcgCCCCGGTTCACCTCCACCAGTGGTCACAGCAGCAGGTGCAGCAGCACCGCCTCTACCTTCAG ATGCAAGGTCCTGAGGCGGTGCCGGGGGGCCCGAGCCCGCGTGTTTTCCAGCCAGCCCATGTCCCGCAGCAGAACCCCCTGAGCTACTTCCTGCACCCGCAGCCGCAGAGCCGCCACGCACAGGGCCAGGCCTGCAACCTGCAGGACCTGCCCGAAATGCAGCTGCCCTGA